The nucleotide window GTTCTCTCTCTTGTACCTTTTCTACTGGGTGTTTTTCTATTTCAGAGTCTCCTGATGCTCATGGACAGTCCGCTGAATCGGGCTGGCCTCCTGCAGGTTTATATCCACACCCAGAAGAACGTGCTAATTGAAGTCAATCCCCAAACCAGAATCCCAAGAACTTTTGATCGATTCTGTGGTCTTATGGGTAAGTGATTCAGAGTTTATACCAGCCACAGAATAATGCAGGAAGGTGGTCAGGATTGGAAGAACTTTGGGAAGAGTCAAAAGGTTGCACCAACTTTAAACACATAGAAGTGAGAAGTGCAGTGAAAGTGTCTTTTTGTGAGTTCCAGGATGCATAGTCCAACTATGTGTTCCTTAGCACAGTGGGGAGTGCTTGCATGAGACTCTGCTAGCAGCAAAATAATCTGCTGCTCAGCATTTCTTAGAACTGCTTTAGACAATGCTGAGAACTCTAAAGATGGACCTTTTTGTCTACTTCAGCTCTGATCACTAGGTAGAGGATAGGATTCCTCCAGCAAAAGAACAGGCAActtaagtaattttcttctctcgTCAGTTCAGTTGCTGCATAAGCTCAGCGTTCGAGCTGCTGATGGGCCCCAGAAATTGCTGAAGGTAAACATTCTTTGACTGTTCACAGGTAATGTTGCAAGATTCCTCCTTTGCAGCTAGCGATGTAggagtgatattttttttttttttttttttttttttggtacaaacAATGGACTTAGCTATGTGGCAGGGTCTCTTACTTCTACACCCCTGTTAACTTCCTGCTTTCTATAGGTGATTAAAAATCCAGTCAGTGATCATCTCCCTGTGGGCTGTATGAAGATAGGTACCTCTTTTGCAGTTCCAAAAGTGTCAGATCTGCGTGAACTGATTCCTAAAGCGGAGCCAGTTACCATTGTTGTGGGAGCTTTTGCCCATGGTTCGGTAAGTGCATGTATCCCTTATTTGGAGTTATATAAATCTTTATCAGCACAGATTTCAGTCTTGTTCTGAGTATgttggtttttcttcttctgctcttttttcaCTTGGTAATCCCTGTCTCGctcccccctttctttccctcaGGTAGGCTTGTCAAAAAAAGGCCCAATGCTGCAACACTTGTGAATTTTTCTCCCTCTCAAGAGAGGGCACTAGTGAGGTCTAGCAGTTGTCTTGCTGGAGGAATACTGTACCTCTCCAAGCAGTGGCGATAGATGGGAGTAAGTGAAAAcctgcagtttgattttttttttttttttttttttcctcttttctctctctcaggtCAGTGTGGACTATACAGAAAAGATGGTCTCCATCAGCAACTATCCCCTCTCTGCTGCCCTGACATGTGCTAAAATTACTACTGCCTTTGAGGAAGCCTGGGGAG belongs to Strix uralensis isolate ZFMK-TIS-50842 chromosome 2, bStrUra1, whole genome shotgun sequence and includes:
- the EMG1 gene encoding ribosomal RNA small subunit methyltransferase NEP1; translated protein: MAAPRRPREEEEEVAAEDASVEAKRPRGQRRLLVVLEGASLETVKVGKTFELLNCDKHKALLLRNGRDPGEVRPDITHQSLLMLMDSPLNRAGLLQVYIHTQKNVLIEVNPQTRIPRTFDRFCGLMVQLLHKLSVRAADGPQKLLKVIKNPVSDHLPVGCMKIGTSFAVPKVSDLRELIPKAEPVTIVVGAFAHGSVSVDYTEKMVSISNYPLSAALTCAKITTAFEEAWGVV